In uncultured Methanobrevibacter sp., a genomic segment contains:
- a CDS encoding helix-turn-helix domain-containing protein: MSRQAYVNKDIPITEIRKVKRDLQKFVDLYEKLTFIEELYGDETVKSAIEHRGKTPQTGYKWLKNWNDDGFDGLFRKEGSGRISKLSEYQIEVLKTNITIKGLLTISDIKNEIQSEFGVTYSERHLRRLIFDLGLLDIINTNKLK, from the coding sequence ATGAGCAGGCAGGCCTATGTTAACAAGGATATTCCAATAACTGAAATCCGTAAGGTAAAACGTGATTTGCAGAAATTTGTGGATTTATATGAAAAATTAACATTTATTGAAGAGTTATATGGTGATGAGACGGTCAAGTCTGCAATTGAGCATAGGGGTAAGACTCCTCAGACAGGTTATAAATGGCTAAAAAACTGGAATGATGATGGGTTTGACGGTCTGTTTAGAAAGGAGGGTTCCGGAAGGATTTCCAAATTGTCCGAATATCAAATAGAAGTTTTAAAAACTAACATTACAATTAAAGGTTTGTTAACCATTTCGGATATTAAAAATGAGATTCAAAGCGAATTTGGGGTTACTTATTCAGAAAGGCACCTTCGTAGACTGATTTTTGATTTGGGTCTTTTGGATATCATTAATACAAACAAGTTAAAGTGA
- a CDS encoding EamA family transporter, producing MWNLIWPILVVILSNTFYNICMKSMPNDVNPFGALMVTYIVSAIITAIIFVFMVKPSNVVFELSKVNWTSIVLALVLVGLEVGYVFVYRAGWSVSTASVVANIGLACVLLVVGFFLYKENVSIKQIIGIFVCMFGLVLINL from the coding sequence ATGTGGAATCTAATCTGGCCAATTCTTGTGGTAATTCTATCAAATACATTCTATAACATCTGCATGAAGTCAATGCCGAATGATGTAAATCCTTTCGGTGCATTGATGGTGACCTATATCGTATCGGCAATAATTACTGCAATCATATTTGTCTTCATGGTAAAACCATCAAATGTTGTTTTTGAATTGTCTAAAGTCAATTGGACATCAATCGTTCTTGCATTGGTATTGGTTGGCCTTGAAGTTGGGTATGTGTTTGTATACCGTGCGGGATGGAGCGTGAGCACAGCAAGTGTCGTTGCAAACATCGGTCTTGCATGTGTTTTGCTGGTTGTTGGATTTTTCTTATATAAGGAAAACGTCTCCATTAAACAAATCATCGGAATATTCGTGTGCATGTTCGGTTTGGTATTAATTAACTTATGA
- the upp gene encoding uracil phosphoribosyltransferase: MNEYVLNHPLITHKLAILRDKNTGTKEFRELVTEISTILVYEAMWDAKLEQKTVETPLEKIDTGMLNEDNYAIVPILRAGMGMVDGVLNIIPNAKIGHIGLYRDEETFEPVEYYYKMPDGIDKREVLVVDPMLATGGSASATISRLKQDGVTKIKLLCIVAAPAGIKCIEEEHPDVTIFCASVDRELNKNAYILPGLGDAGDRVYGTK; this comes from the coding sequence ATGAATGAATATGTATTGAATCATCCATTAATAACTCATAAGCTCGCAATATTGAGAGATAAAAACACAGGAACAAAAGAATTCAGAGAATTAGTAACAGAAATTTCAACAATACTTGTTTATGAAGCTATGTGGGATGCTAAACTTGAACAAAAAACCGTTGAAACTCCATTGGAAAAAATTGACACTGGAATGTTGAACGAGGACAATTATGCAATCGTGCCAATTCTCAGAGCAGGGATGGGTATGGTTGATGGTGTCTTAAATATTATTCCAAACGCTAAAATAGGCCACATAGGACTTTACCGTGACGAGGAAACATTTGAGCCGGTAGAATACTACTACAAGATGCCTGATGGAATCGACAAGAGGGAAGTCCTTGTAGTGGATCCTATGCTTGCAACAGGTGGAAGCGCATCAGCAACCATCTCAAGACTCAAGCAGGATGGAGTGACAAAAATAAAATTATTATGTATCGTAGCGGCCCCGGCAGGTATCAAATGCATTGAGGAAGAGCATCCCGATGTTACAATATTCTGTGCGTCTGTTGACCGTGAGCTTAACAAAAATGCATATATTTTACCTGGTCTGGGAGATGCCGGTGACAGGGTGTACGGAACAAAATAG